One region of Chelonoidis abingdonii isolate Lonesome George chromosome 14, CheloAbing_2.0, whole genome shotgun sequence genomic DNA includes:
- the LOC116821827 gene encoding olfactory receptor 6M1-like, with the protein MAGLEKVNQTTITEFLLVGFETRPELQITLFVMFFTIYLSTIAGNILLILTVWTDHHLHTPMYFFLSNLSFLETGYVSNVIPRLLVSFLTQDKTISLPGCCIQLYVFSFLGTTECFLLTGISYDRYLAICRPLHYVTLMSPRTCLLLALASWTCGFVAPSFTVIMTSKLAFCSQGEINHFFCDLTAVLRLSCEDTSIIKVTSLILASIITLAPLVLTVTSYIYVILTILGIPSTAGKKKALSTCSSHLIVVSTFYGALIIMYVVPSGNQSLDFNKVFSLFYTVVTPMFNPIVYSLRNKEVKDALGKVIHKMLLSSKM; encoded by the coding sequence ATGGCAGGGCTAGAGAAGGTGAATCAAACCACTATCACAGAATTTCTGCTGGTTGGATTTGAGACCCGTCCTGAGCTGCAGATAACCCTCTTTGTGATGTTCTTCACTATCTACCTGTCAACCATTGCTGGGAACATTCTCCTCATTCTCACCGTTTGGACTGACCATCATCTCCACAcacccatgtacttcttcctcagCAACTTATCCTTCCTGGAAACCGGCTATGTTTCCAATGTCATCCCCAGGCTGCTGGTGAGTTTTCTGACGCAGGACAAGACCATCTCTCTGCCAGGTTGTTGCATCCAGTTGTATGTTTTTAGCTTCCTGGGCACTACTGAATGTTTCCTCCTGACTGGGATATCCTATGACCGGTACTTAGCAATATGCAGACCATTACATTATGTAACTCTGATGAGCCCCAGGACTTGCCTTCTGTTGGCACTTGCTTCTTGGACATGTGGATTTGTGGCTCCTTCCTTCACAGTAATTATGACGTCTAAGTTGGCATTTTGCAGCCAGGGTGAAATTAACCACTTCTTTTGTGATTTAACAGCAGTGTTGAGACTTTCCTGTGAAGACACCAGCATCATTAAGGTAACATCCTTGATCTTAGCTTCCATCATTACCCTGGCCCCACTTGTCCTGACCGTTACATCCTACATTTATGTCATCCTAACCATCCTGGGAATCCCATCCACTGCTGGGAAGAAAAAGGCCTTATCCACGTGTTCCTCTCACCTCATTGTTGTCTCAACCTTCTACGGGGCTCTGATCATCATGTATGTGGTGCCCTCAGGAAACCAGTCTCTGGATTTCAACAAGGTGTTCTCCTTGTTCTACACAGTGGTGACTCCCATGTTCAACCCCATtgtctacagcctgaggaacaaagagGTGAAAGATGCCTTGGGAAAAGTAATCCATAAAATGTTGCTTTCTTCCAAGATGTAG
- the LOC116821829 gene encoding LOW QUALITY PROTEIN: olfactory receptor 6C74-like (The sequence of the model RefSeq protein was modified relative to this genomic sequence to represent the inferred CDS: deleted 1 base in 1 codon; substituted 1 base at 1 genomic stop codon): protein MAGLEKGNHTLITEFLLVGSETLSALQITLFVVFFITYLATIAGNLLLILTVRTYHHLHTPMYFFLSNLSFLETGYVSNIIPRLLVSLATGDKTISFLGCFLQLFVFSFLGATECFLLTGMSYDWYLAICDPLHYASNMSPRFSFLLAFASWALGFVAPSFTVIMASMLPFCGPHEINHFFCDLTAVLKLPCTSTSLIKITLLISASTIXMIPFVLTIMSYVYIILTILRIPSTTWRKKAFSTCFSHLIVVSTFYGALIIMYVTPSGNQSLDFNKVFSLLYIVVTLMFNPIVYSLRNQEVKDALRRAVSKMWPSIKM, encoded by the exons ATGGCTGGACTAGAGAAAGGAAACCATACACTCATTACAGAGTTCCTGCTTGTAGGATCTGAGACTCTTTCCGCGCTGCAGATAACCCTTTTTGTGGTGTTCTTCATCACCTACCTAGCAACCATTGCTGGGAACCTTCTCCTCATTCTGACCGTAAGGACTTATCACCATCTACAcacccccatgtatttcttcctcagtAATTTATCCTTCCTGGAGACTGGCTATGTCTCCAATATCATCCCCAggctgctggtgagtcttgcaaCAGGTGACAAGACCatttctttcctgggctgtttcctTCAGTTGTTTGTTTTCAGCTTTCTGGGAGCTACTGAGTGTTTCCTCCTGACTGGAATGTCCTATGACTGGTACTTGGCAATATGTGATCCACTGCATTATGCAAGCAATATGAGCCCTAGGTTTTCCTTTCTGCTGGCCTTTGCTTCTTGGGCATTAGGCTTTGTGGCTCCTTCCTTCACAGTAATTATGGCATCCATGTTGCCTTTCTGTGGCCCTCATGAGATCAACCACTTTTTCTGTGATTTAACAGCTGTGTTGAAGCTTCCATGTACCAGCACCAGCCTGATAAAGATAACA CTCTTAATCTCTGCCTCTACTATATGAATGATCCCATTTGTCCTGACCATCATGTCCTACGTCTATATCATCCTGACCATCCTGAGAATCCCATCCACCACTTGGAGGAAAAAAGCCTTTTCCACCTGCTTCTCCCACCTCATTGTGGTTTCAACGTTCTACGGGGCTCTGATCATCATGTATGTGACACCATCAGGAAACCAGTCTCTGGATTTCAACAAAGTGTTCTCCCTGCTCTACATTGTGGTGACTCTCATGTTCAACCCCATtgtctacagcctgaggaaccaGGAGGTGAAAGATGCCTTGAGGAGAGCTGTCAGTAAAATGTGGCCTTCCATCAAAATGTAG